From the Rhizobium sp. SL42 genome, the window GCGTCTGGCAGCAATTGATCCCGATTGCCCAGCAACACCCGGTTGCAAGCTATTTTCTCCAGGACCCGTTTACCCGCTGGTCCTTTACAAAGCCGCGCGGTTATTCCGGGGATGCCCAGCTTCTCGATTTTATCTACGGCCACCCGAGCGTTGCCGACGAGATCGCCAAGGCGACACCGCTTGGCAAGGCGCTCTATGACTACACCAAGGATGCGTCATCCTCCGTTGCTGTCCGCGAGCGTCGCGACCTGCTGACTCAGCATGTTGATGAAATTGCTACATCTCGTGGTCCTGGAGCGGAAATCCTGACGATCGCCGCCGGTCATCTGCGCGAAGCCAATCGCTCCAGCGCCCTCAAGGAAGGGCGTTTGAAGCGCTGGGTTGCGCTGGACCAGGACCCGATCAGTGTCGGTTCGATCACGCGCGATTTCTCAGGAACCTGCATCGAAGCAATCGATGGTTCGGTCCGTGGTCTCCTCGCTGGTCGCCACCAGCTCGGCACGTTCGACTTCATCTACGCGGCCGGTCTCTACGACTATCTCAACGACAAGGTGTCGATGAAATTGACGCAGCGTTGCCTCAGCATGCTGAAGCCGAACGGTGTCTTCCTGTTTGCCAATTTTGCCACCGACATCGGCGTCGACGGCTATATGGAGAGCTTCATGAACTGGGCTTTGCTGCTACGCAGCGAAGAAGACATGTGGCGCATCATCAACGGCAGCGTCGGTGATCAGAAGTTCGAAGGCAGCGTTCGTTTCGGCCAGAACCGCAATGTCGTTTACGGCATCATTCGCAAGCTGTCCTGAAACGAAACAACAAGGCCCCGGATGGCTTAATAGCATCCGGGGCCTTG encodes:
- a CDS encoding class I SAM-dependent methyltransferase — protein: MRQIEISLDGESLITPESIAAHMVAPGTRWKADELQNAKVELGLMLNIAMQQFERGAEPQQVIHRIAGSLHEARMRYEPSVWQQLIPIAQQHPVASYFLQDPFTRWSFTKPRGYSGDAQLLDFIYGHPSVADEIAKATPLGKALYDYTKDASSSVAVRERRDLLTQHVDEIATSRGPGAEILTIAAGHLREANRSSALKEGRLKRWVALDQDPISVGSITRDFSGTCIEAIDGSVRGLLAGRHQLGTFDFIYAAGLYDYLNDKVSMKLTQRCLSMLKPNGVFLFANFATDIGVDGYMESFMNWALLLRSEEDMWRIINGSVGDQKFEGSVRFGQNRNVVYGIIRKLS